In Caldisericia bacterium, the sequence GAAGCAGTTATATCCATTGAATCCGTAAAAACAGCAGCAGATATACATGCTCCAGTTTCTGGAGAAATAATTGAAGTGAACAAAGAAGTTGTAGATAATCCTTCCATTGTTAACGAGGATCCTTTTGGCAAAGGTTGGCTTTTCAAGATCAAAATGGAGAATAAAGAGGATTTAAACGATTTAATGGATGCAAAGGGATACAGCGAGTATAGAAAATAACATGAAATATATTCCTTTAACAGAGGAAGATAAGAGGAAAATGTTTGAGGAGATGGGGATCACATCCATCTCCTCTCTTTTTTCTGACATTCCAGAAGAAATACTTTTAAAGAGAAAATTAAATCTACCGCCTGCTCTAAGTGAAAAGGAGATTGTCTCCCTTATTAAAAGAACCTTCAAGGAGAATGATCTCACTGAAAGGATATTTCTTGGAGGAGGTGCATACTTTCATTTTATTCCCTCCACCATAAACTATCTGTTGGAAAGAGGTGAGATATATACCTCATACACTCCATACCAGCCAGAGATGAGTCAGGGTCTTCTTCAAGCAATGTTTGAATTTCAATCTGTAATGAGTGATTTAACTCATGCAGACATTACAAATGCATCCATGTATGATGGTGCTTCTGCTCTTGCTGAAGCAATACTGATGGGGGAGAGGATAAATAAAAAAGGTAAAGTTGTGCTTCCAAAAAACTTAAATCCTCAATACAGGGAGGTAATTGAAACATACCTAAAACCAAGAAATATAGAGATTATAGAGGTAGATTTCACAGAGGAAGGAAGGATTGACATTGAAAAGTTGAAGTCAATTTTAAAGGAAGAGGTTTCCTCTGTTGTTGTTCAATCTCCAAACTATTTCGGAGTTATTGAAGATCTGAATAAACTGGGGAAAATTATCAAAGATAGCGGTGCTCTATTTATTTTGTCCATAATTGAGGCATTATCCCTTGGAATAATCAAACCTCCCTTTGACTTTGGAGTTGATATTCTTGCAATGGAGGGACAATCCTTTGGTATGCCCCTCTCCTTTGGGGGACCTTATCTTGGAATTTTGCAGACAAAGAAAGAGTATGTAAGACAGATCCCTGGAAGAATTGTTGGAGAAACTGTGGATAAAAATGGAAAAAGATGTTTTGTGATGACATTGAGACCAAGAGAACAAGATATAAGAAGGGAAAAGGCTACATCAAATATATGTTCAAATCATGCTTTAAAAGCCCTTGTTGCCCTTGTATACCTTGCCACAGTGGGACCAAGAGGATTTAAAAAGATAGCAGAGATAAACTATAAGAAGGCACACTATCTCGCAAAGAGATTTAATGATGAAGGATTTAAGCTTACCTTCTCAGGGCCATTTTTCAATGAATTTGCTGTAAATCTTCCCTTTGATGAGAATGAACTAAGAGAAAAACTTTCACTTGTAGATATATATGGTGGGATACCCATTGAGGGTTATAAAAATTCCTACCTTTTTGCAGTTACAGAGATGAACAGTCTTGAAGACATAGAACTCCTTATGTGTGCTATCCTGGAGGGTTAGATGAAACTATTAAAGGAATTATCAAAAAAAGGAAGTAACAAATTCTTTATAGAGGATTTCAATAGATATGACATCAAGGTAGAGCTTGACAAAAACTTATTGAGAGATGAAGTAGAGCTTCCAGATATTAATGAGGTCACTCTAATAAGACATATAATTAACCTCTCTCATAGAAATTATGGAGTTGATAATGGCTTTTATCCCTTAGGTTCCTGCACAATGAAGTATAACCCAAAGATAAGTGAAGAAATAGCGAGAAGAGAAGAATTCCTATACATGCATCCACTACTTCCAGAGGATATGGTTCAGGGGAATTTGAAAATACTATGGGAACTTTCAGAGTATCTTAAAGAGATAACAGGGATGGATGCCTTTTCACTCCAACCTGCAGCAGGTGCCCACGGTGAGTACACTGGAATGAGAATCATATGGGAGTACTTCAAGGATAGAGGAGAGGAAAGAAGCGAAGTTATAGTGCCAGATTCTGCCCATGGCACAAATCCAGCCTCTTCGGCAATGGTAGGATTTAAAGTAATTGAAATCCCATCAAAGAATGGAATAGTTGATCCAGAAGAGCTAAGAAAAGTTGTTACAGACAAGACTGCTGCATTTATGCTCACAAATCCAAACACTCTTGGGCTCTTTGAGAGAGATATTTTGAAAATAAGTAAGATTCTAAAAGAAAAGGGTGCGCTACTCTACTATGATGGAGCAAATCTAAATGCCCTTCTTGGTATAGTGAGACCGGGCGATATGGGATTTGACATAGTTCACCTAAACTTACACAAGACCTTCTCAACTCCTCATGGAGGAGGAGGACCAGGTGCTGGACCAGTGGGGGTTAAAGATTTCTTGAAAGATTATCTCCCCTATCCTATAGTTGAAAAGGAGGATGAAAGATTCACCTTTAAGAAACCAGAAAAAAGTATTGGGAGAGTTAGAAGTTTCTACGGTAATTTTACAGTTTTACTGAAAGCATACATATACATAAGACTCATGGGTCCCGAGGGTTTAAGAAAGGTTTCAGAAACAGCAGTTTTAAATGCCAACTACATAAAGGAAAAACTTAAAGAATACTACCCTCCCCTTGTTGATACAGTGTACAAACATGAATGTGTACTATCTGGAAAACCATACAAAAAGTATGGTGTAAAGACATTTGATATTGCAAAGAGGCTAATGGATTATGGATTTCACCCTCCAACTGTGTATTTTCCTCACATAGTTGAAGAGGCACTAATGATTGAACCCACAGAAACAGAAACAAAGGAGACCATTGATGAATTTATAGATGCCATGATAA encodes:
- the gcvH gene encoding glycine cleavage system protein GcvH, translating into MAKVVEGLYYAKTDEWAKVEGDTATVGITDYAQDQLGDIVYVEEAEVGKKVKKGEAVISIESVKTAADIHAPVSGEIIEVNKEVVDNPSIVNEDPFGKGWLFKIKMENKEDLNDLMDAKGYSEYRK
- the gcvPA gene encoding aminomethyl-transferring glycine dehydrogenase subunit GcvPA is translated as MKYIPLTEEDKRKMFEEMGITSISSLFSDIPEEILLKRKLNLPPALSEKEIVSLIKRTFKENDLTERIFLGGGAYFHFIPSTINYLLERGEIYTSYTPYQPEMSQGLLQAMFEFQSVMSDLTHADITNASMYDGASALAEAILMGERINKKGKVVLPKNLNPQYREVIETYLKPRNIEIIEVDFTEEGRIDIEKLKSILKEEVSSVVVQSPNYFGVIEDLNKLGKIIKDSGALFILSIIEALSLGIIKPPFDFGVDILAMEGQSFGMPLSFGGPYLGILQTKKEYVRQIPGRIVGETVDKNGKRCFVMTLRPREQDIRREKATSNICSNHALKALVALVYLATVGPRGFKKIAEINYKKAHYLAKRFNDEGFKLTFSGPFFNEFAVNLPFDENELREKLSLVDIYGGIPIEGYKNSYLFAVTEMNSLEDIELLMCAILEG
- the gcvPB gene encoding aminomethyl-transferring glycine dehydrogenase subunit GcvPB; this translates as MKLLKELSKKGSNKFFIEDFNRYDIKVELDKNLLRDEVELPDINEVTLIRHIINLSHRNYGVDNGFYPLGSCTMKYNPKISEEIARREEFLYMHPLLPEDMVQGNLKILWELSEYLKEITGMDAFSLQPAAGAHGEYTGMRIIWEYFKDRGEERSEVIVPDSAHGTNPASSAMVGFKVIEIPSKNGIVDPEELRKVVTDKTAAFMLTNPNTLGLFERDILKISKILKEKGALLYYDGANLNALLGIVRPGDMGFDIVHLNLHKTFSTPHGGGGPGAGPVGVKDFLKDYLPYPIVEKEDERFTFKKPEKSIGRVRSFYGNFTVLLKAYIYIRLMGPEGLRKVSETAVLNANYIKEKLKEYYPPLVDTVYKHECVLSGKPYKKYGVKTFDIAKRLMDYGFHPPTVYFPHIVEEALMIEPTETETKETIDEFIDAMIKISKEAKENPKILKESPHTTEISRPDEVKAVKEMKLKW